The genomic region gagaggaaagaagagggagagTTCTGCACTCTTCTACGTACTACATTTTCTATTTAAACTAACATGTTAGCAATGAAAAGTAATTTAGCAAGTCATTGCTCAGgtacagaaaaataaacccaaatatTTCTAGAAAATCTGTGGGAGCCACCAGTTTTAGTAGTAGGTGGGAATGCCAAATCTATAGAGGTCTGGTAGGTTTCCATTCTGGAAAAGTTGTATCATCCCTTTAcatggcagacttttttttttaacctttcttgtatatatatttgaatttttgagAAATTACAAAAAGTGTTTGATACAGTATTGTCTTAGACTACAAGTATTCGAAATAAGCTGATGAGAAAACATTGTATCATTTAATCTGTGCCAATCCTTATTTACTGAAGTGGATTCAAACTAAACCTTTGGACTGAGGAGTAGTGCACGTGTACTACAGATCTTTCCAGGGCTCAAATCCAGGCCACTAACCAAGTGGAATATCTAACAGAGACACAAGTAACTACCAGCAGGTGACATGGGTAgattctctttggaagaaagggaATGTGACCAGTTTTGCCCAGTTACTGGTAGATTTAGAAATTACTTAAGGGAGAGTAGAAGATAAGCATCGTTAGTTAAGAAAGCCGAGTcccactgccaatgcagagagCCTGGTGAAGCTCCATCCTGTATTCTTCTCACTGACATTCAGGCCCAGGAGTCCAAGATACAGGTGGTGTTGGGATGGGACTAGAGTCTGACAGTTTCCCCTGGTTTGGCTTCCTCTTGGGATCTTCAATGTactagcactttttttttccctttcagaaagAACTTCTTACattactatgtttaaaaaaaaatttcttttcctattttataatagagaggaaaaaaaaaatcagctcacACAAACCTTGCAGATCCCCCAGCCACAGGCAGACCTCCGCACAGCCACATCCTACGCCTAAACTAAAACAAACTCAATTCTTACTTTAGTCATGAGAAATGATGTTTCATCCCAAAGTAAAGAATATCCTGTTGCCTCCAGTTAAGCATTCAGTTATCCATCAGATAATCCAAGGAACCACCAGGAATAATGGAGTTATTTAGCCTAGACTGCTGAGTTCCTAGCAGGGTGAGGACACCATGAGTCAAACACCACTGCAGAATGCCAGAGGTTGGTTGCTGTACTAACTCTTGCACTGTCCTGAGCAGCTTTTCCCCTAGAAAGTGACGTTTTTACCTAATTTCTTACTACTTCCTTTattgataaaaagaaagaaaaacttggtGTTTCTACAAGTGCACCTTGGGGTTTGTTGGGAGAGAAAAGACTAGTGGGTCTCAGAATAGAACAGAGTATATGGAGAAACTGCAGCGAGGTTAGGGACAAAAGTAAGTAATAAAATCAGTGATAAGTGTTGGTAAGTTGGAAGTGGTGCGTTGTCGGAATAAGCATGGTGTGAGGTGCATGGGAGGTGTGATTTGAAGTGTGAAATATTTGGGAACCGTGTGTAAGAAGTTATCGCTTTTTTGATAATATACAAGGCCTAATAACCATTTTCCAATGCAGTTTTACCTccaattttctcttttgtgtataTATGACAATATAAGGAACAGTTAGAGCTGGCTTCCACTTAACATGATTTGTACTCAAAAAAAGCTCTGATACCAACTATATTATGGAAGATCTGGGGGTGTTTTCCGTTTTAGCTGCAAACTCTTGGGTGGAAAGCAACACAAGATGTACTCATGCAAAAATCAGAACAAGTGACCAGTTTGTGTGTTCCAGGTGACAGTGAGGGAGATGAAGAGGAGACCACACAAGATGAAGTCTCTTCCCATACGTCAGAGGAAGATGGAGGAGTGGTCAAAGTGGAAAAAGAGTTAGAAAATGCAGAACAGCCTGTTGGTGGAAAGAAAGTGGTAGAGCATGAGGCAAGTGACAAATGGCTCCTGAGTCTGGGCACCCCTTCCCGTTCTGCTCTGTCCAGATGCCTCTCTTCCACCTGAAGGCAACTCTCGCCTCTGAGGGTCTCCCGGGTTTTCAAACGtagcctctcttctttcacagcacCAGGTACCCAATCCTCAGGCACACAGTTCTCATCACACCCAGCCTTCCTTTTCCACCCGCCCACATATCACTTTACCCACACACAGCTTCTGCTCTCAAAGCTCCCCACTTCTTTCCGGCAGAATGTCCATCTTTGTAAAACTATTAGCTGACTTGCTGAGATGTACTCTTGAATACGCTTGCAAATTTCAGTCACAGTATTAAATGAGGTGCCATCTTTTCACTAAATTGTCTCTTGAGGATTCTTCCAAGAGGCATGGCAGGAGGGAAAGCTAGTTTTCTCCCTACAGAGTTTACCTTAGGGGGGGAAATTAGATAAGCTCTCTGGAGTAATTCTATGTCTTCATGGCAGGAAGCCTTGGAAAAAATGAAGATGGGAACAAATTTAATTCCCTTTCCCCCGTCACTCTCCTTTGACCCACGATGGGAACCTGAGAATAATGTATGATAAGAGGTTGTGTTCCTTTTAACAGGATACCCTTTTAAAAGAAGCAAGGCAGGGAAGAGACTGGTAAACCATCTTAGTGAATTGCCTACTTGTTGTGTTGCAGGTCACGGAGAATTTGCATTCTGACCCGTTACTTGGACTCTGCCAGTGTCCCCTCTGCCAGCTCGACTGTGGGAGTCGGGAGCAGCTGATTGCTCACGTGTACCAGGTATGGTTTGGGGAGCCACATGCTCTGGAAAACAGGCGCCAGTGACTTGTTTAGCCTTTGCCTCCAACCCCAGAAAGAACCTTGGGTTGTTTTTGCTTCCACCCAGATTCCACTCTTATAGAATAAGTGGGATACATTGAGTGAATATGTTCTGGGTTCCCAGGCAGACATTGTGAAAATTaagtatcatttttttcctaaagtaattaatgtatattttatatagtgaGAGAGAAATGGGctttgttttaaagaagaaaaaaatgaattaacagATGTTTCGGAAAGACTGGAGAAAGTTAGTGTAAACCAACACATCAGAACAAGACAACCGTCCAGTCTCAGAACACGTGTCATGATTTGTAGTGAACAGGCATCAGCACACATGGCAGCTGGGTTTTACCATAAAGATCACTGGTTCATGAGGGGAAGCATTTCTTCAGAAGACTGATActgaaagatggaaggaaaggcTGTGCATTTAAATACCTTTTGGGTACCAGTCTTCCCAGCCAGTTTCTAGACTTGGCCTTCAATGCTCCTTTAAAGTGcacttgttgggcttccctggtggctcaagatggTAAAGTGCACTTGTACCTACACAGCATGGGGCAGACAGACCATGAGAAATTATCCTGAGTGAAAATTCTTCTCTGGCTCTGAAGAGGAATGTGGCATCTCATTGTTCGCCAAGCCAGCCCCATATCCCAGAACAGAGTCAGAACTCAAATCAGTGAAATCTGAGCAGTGGTGTGGATGGCCTCGCCCTTCTGAAGGCCCTTTAACGTGAGCCTGTTCCTTTTCTGGATGCTAAATAGGGAGAAGAGTTCTTGTTCTAAGACTAAGGAAAGAGGGGTGTTTCCCAGAAAGTAGTTCTTCAGTGGGTAGAACTTGTCCTGGAGCTGGTGTGAGTTGACAGATGAGGCTCTCTTTTCCAGCACACTGCAGCCGTGGTGAGCGCCAAGAGCTACATGTGTCCCGTCTGTGGCCGGGCCCTCAGCTCCCCAGGGTCACTGGGTCGCCATCTCTTAATCCACTCGGAGGACCAGCGGTCGAACTGTGCTGTGTGTGGAGCCCGTTTCACTAGCCATGCCACATTTAACAGGTGAGCCGGGCACCTAAACCTCTATGCTGGGAGCAGATAACTGGGTGTGGGTTCTCCTTTCCCAGTCAAAGACTTGGCATTGCAAAGGCAACTGACTCTTGACTCTGGAAATACAAGGAAGGAGGCTAGTAAATATGTCCATTCCATTAAAACACCCCCAAAGGGAAATGAATTCTCGTGTCTTTCCTTGATCAGAATATCTTCATCTGGAAAGAGACGTGGGAAGTCCAAGAACCTTCATGATAAAGCATGGAGAAAGAAGTTAGAGAGGCCATGAGGACCCTCACAGGAGGACAGTCTCCACCGTGTCCAGGAAGACTGGGGCTGTGTGCACTGTCTGCACCGTTTGCTAGTTAGTGTACAAGGCAGGGTCGGGCAGGGGGAGGTGAAGCCAGTGGACCGGACCTCCCCTACGGCAGCTGCCACCTCAAGGAGGACTGCCCTGCACAACTCCTACAGACACCATCAGTTTGGCTTGAACAGGACTGCACATCGTAAGGGCTCCTCCTCTGATTTCTGGTGGCTTGCTGTGGCGGTTGGCTCAGTCCCTAACTCCAGGTGGGCTTCAAGACTTGGTAGACACCCTGGCCCAAAGAAGGGCAAGAGCGGAAAGGTGGAGGAGGTCTCCCAAGTACTCAACTGACCCCTAGTGGTGAACTTGGAGCGTCTGGCCTGGCAGGACAGAATAAATCAGGGCCTTGTTAGACCATGGCATTAACTGTACAAAATTTTTGCTTTCCAGTGAGAAACTCCCTGAAGTCCTTAATATGGAATCCCTACCACCAGCCCACAGTGAAGGCCCCTCCAGTGCCGAGGGGAAGGACATTGCCTTTACTCCTCCAGTGTACCCTGCTGGAATTCTGCTTGTGTGCAACAACTGTGCAGCCTACCGGAAGCTGCTGGAAGCCCAGACCCCCAGCGTCCGCAAATGGGCCTTGCGTCGGCAGAATGAGCCTTTGGAAGTCCGGCTGCAGCGACTGGAACGAGAGCGCACAGCCAAGAAGAGCCGGCGGGACAATGAGACCCCCGAGGAGCGGGAGGTGAGGCGCATGAGGGACCGAGAAGCCAAGCGCCTGCAGCGCATGCAGGAGACGGATGAGCAGCGGGCACGCCGGCTGCAACGAGATCGGGAGGCCATGAGGCTGAAGCGAGCCAACGAGACCCCCGAGAAGCGGCAGGCCCGGCTCATCCGGGAGCGGGAGGCCAAGCGGCTCAAGAGGAGGCTGGAGAAAATGGACATGATGTTGCGAGCTCAGTTTGGCCAGGACCCTTCTGCCATGGCAGCCTTAGCAGCTGAAATGAACTTCTTCCAGCTACCTGTGAGTGGGGTGGAGCTGGACAGCCAACTCCTGGGCAAGATGGCCTTTGAAGAGCAGAACAGCAGCTCTCTGCACTGAAGCCACAccctcctgcctgccttcccGCTCACCACCCACCCGAGCCCACAGGGATCCGCACTCAGTCACCCTCAGATTCTGTCCTTGCGGCGGAGGCAGGCCCGGGTTTGTTGCAGGTGGACCTGCATACCCCTTGCATGTGGGAGCAGGATGATGGGGTCAGGAGGGACCCGGATCCAGGCAGCTGTGGACAAGGGAGCAGGCACTCCAGACACTTCAACTTTCCAGCCCACTGCTGCAAGGTCTGCGTGTGGGACTGTGGGGTCCCGGTGCAGCCCGTGGAGTTACGAgggcaaataaattaattttatctttactgCCCTTTCCTGCTCTTCTCTTGATTTCATTCTAGCAAATGAAGTGATCTAAGACCTGGATGGAAGTTTTCAGGCAGGAACTTCCAGTGATTGTCTTTTTCCAAGGGAGGGTGCTCCTCCACTTAGGCTCTCCAAGCACAGATCACTTATCTGGCCCTTCACAAGTTAATGACAACATTGAGAAAGAACCGATGCCGGCTTTGTGAGGGTCCATGCCCACAACCCTAATGAGCCTCGCCTATGGTCCCAAGAGCTATTTCAACCTAGCTTTCCTTTTCCAAACTCAGAAGTAGACACCTTTCCTcatgactggggcttccctgatagttcagttggtaaagaatccacctgcaatgcaggagaccccagttcgattcctgggttgggaagatctgctggagaacggatagcccactccagtgttcttggacttcccttgtggctcagctggtaaagaatccacctgcagtgggaaacctgggttcgatccctgggttgggaagatcccctagagaaggaaaggctacccactccagtattctggcctggagaattccatggactgtatagtccctggggtcgcagagtcagacatgactgagcaatattgAGCACACCTTTCCTCATGACTGGCACTTGCTAAAGAGGATATAGTATTTAGACTAGGTACCAACTACTTTGCCCAGCAGAATTCAGTCTGCCAAACTTAAAATTCTACCCTAGACAGCAGTCATTTGCATTTAGGGATACAGTCATAGAAACAGCTGTAATATTAAGGTACATAGTGCCAGGGAACTCAATATTTGAGAGAAGAGGTAACAGCTTATCTTTTTATGTAGTCGCCAGAGCCAAGGTAGGATAATAAAACCCACTGAGGAAAATCCAGAGTTCAGGTGATACTGAGAGCTCAAGTCAGTAGTGGTCAAGACTGGAGCAAAATGACTACTCTGGCAGTTTGTATGTCTGCCAAACCATGGAGGAGACAAAGAGCTGAGGTCATTTCTAAAAAGCCGCCTATGATGGTACACAATAAGCACAAAACTTTCCTTAGCCTGCACCAAAGGTTGTGTACAGTTTAGATAATTATAGATCCTGATGTCCAGAAGGAAGTGCCCTAGTTAAGTTGTAGCCAGAAAAATAACTATGCCAGGAATGTGGACCTCTTCCAATATCATAACAAGGAAACTTGGACTCCTCCCTGACCTCTGTAGGTTCAAGGCTACTTAAAAGAGTGTTAGCTGACCCCCCACCAAACTAGGGTTAATTCCTACCAGGCTGGCTGAAATACtagttttgaaaaatgttaataagCCTATTACAAAGTACtggacattttaaagaaaatacttgagCCAAATGGCTTCCTCAGAGCCCCACACTGGAAGTTCTACCTGGGATGTTTCAAAAATGGTTGAGCACTCATTATGTGTCAAAGATTGTTCTGAGCACTttcatggattatctcatttaatttttacaacaaaCTATGAGTTAACATAAACTCAGGAATTAGGTGCCTGGATTTAACATTCTGTACCGCTAATTACTGCTGTGTAACTTTGGGCACATACTTAAACCTCTTCATTTTCCCAcccacaaaatggaaataatagtacTAGCAACAAGTAACTGTTAATACATAATGCACGTAGATTTTGTGGCACAcggcaagtgctcaataaaagtgAGTAACTATTATGTATCTTGAGTGTTTCACCCCTTACTAGTGGCGAGCTAAGTTAGCAGTGGTAGCTGGGATTGGAGATGACTTACTCCAAAAGTTTCTGGCAGTGTTTCTGAgaatagaattagaaaaaaagcCAACAGGGAGGGCATCTACAGGTCCTTGTGGTTGTGCGAGTACAGAATCTGAGTCTCCAGGCAGACTTCTGGGTCCCTGAGATACAACAGAACGTGCAGACCACGGTTCAGGACTAGCTCAGACAACCTGCCCCAAGCCCACCACATCAAGATGGGTGCCACTTGCTCTCCAGTTCAAGCTCTGCCACACATGGCTTCGGTCCCCCACCCAAGGGCCACCATCTAAGGCTGGGATACGAAGAAGGCGCAAACACCAAAAGGAAAAGCTAGTAgtttatatagatagatatatagatatatagatattgaTATATATTGTGTTTACATAGTCCACAAGTTAAATGCAGGTATCCATAAGAAGAGcattaacaataaaaatacaatct from Bubalus bubalis isolate 160015118507 breed Murrah chromosome 18, NDDB_SH_1, whole genome shotgun sequence harbors:
- the ZNF821 gene encoding zinc finger protein 821 isoform X3, translated to MSRRKQTNPNKVHWDQVFAGLEEQARQAMMKTDFPGDLGSQRQAIQQLRDQDSSSSDSEGDEEETTQDEVSSHTSEEDGGVVKVEKELENAEQPVGGKKVVEHEVTENLHSDPLLGLCQCPLCQLDCGSREQLIAHVYQHTAAVVSAKSYMCPVCGRALSSPGSLGRHLLIHSEDQRSNCAVCGARFTSHATFNRISSSGKRRGKSKNLHDKAWRKKLERP
- the ZNF821 gene encoding zinc finger protein 821 isoform X1, encoding MSRRKQTNPNKVHWDQVFAGLEEQARQAMMKTDFPGDLGSQRQAIQQLRDQDSSSSDSEGDEEETTQDEVSSHTSEEDGGVVKVEKELENAEQPVGGKKVVEHEVTENLHSDPLLGLCQCPLCQLDCGSREQLIAHVYQHTAAVVSAKSYMCPVCGRALSSPGSLGRHLLIHSEDQRSNCAVCGARFTSHATFNSEKLPEVLNMESLPPAHSEGPSSAEGKDIAFTPPVYPAGILLVCNNCAAYRKLLEAQTPSVRKWALRRQNEPLEVRLQRLERERTAKKSRRDNETPEEREVRRMRDREAKRLQRMQETDEQRARRLQRDREAMRLKRANETPEKRQARLIREREAKRLKRRLEKMDMMLRAQFGQDPSAMAALAAEMNFFQLPVSGVELDSQLLGKMAFEEQNSSSLH
- the ZNF821 gene encoding zinc finger protein 821 isoform X2, which encodes MSRRKQTNPNKVHCDSEGDEEETTQDEVSSHTSEEDGGVVKVEKELENAEQPVGGKKVVEHEVTENLHSDPLLGLCQCPLCQLDCGSREQLIAHVYQHTAAVVSAKSYMCPVCGRALSSPGSLGRHLLIHSEDQRSNCAVCGARFTSHATFNSEKLPEVLNMESLPPAHSEGPSSAEGKDIAFTPPVYPAGILLVCNNCAAYRKLLEAQTPSVRKWALRRQNEPLEVRLQRLERERTAKKSRRDNETPEEREVRRMRDREAKRLQRMQETDEQRARRLQRDREAMRLKRANETPEKRQARLIREREAKRLKRRLEKMDMMLRAQFGQDPSAMAALAAEMNFFQLPVSGVELDSQLLGKMAFEEQNSSSLH